One genomic region from Drosophila busckii strain San Diego stock center, stock number 13000-0081.31 chromosome 3R, ASM1175060v1, whole genome shotgun sequence encodes:
- the LOC108602817 gene encoding head-specific guanylate cyclase, giving the protein MACPFFRRADSLTRQPSVIAEPGAHWNLEDEELSTADDALTLTHLQMAIQLLTAPSNEDLNLAVTSLVAKYRQSWPNIHKLKLDPKTFKDCANYDYLGDIQELLLKMDEASASEILVLLGEELITCCCTGIIERAFRCLGTDLQEFLGSLDGVYDVLKLQEDDVTDTGFVCAGDGELIFTSERPVIAWLLLGSLKALTRMLYKVDVNIKIEPVEGDGRRYRYLFSLVKESSQTLQLGRPVAEIKLHETPQRSNSANAADLQMNSSSFCKMFPWHFIMNEQLELVQLGRGFSKLYKPYLAEFGCQASTYFDFRRPKGLNLKFRDIVRRTYTPFLIGLNSPPGVSDFPALGLELKGQMVHCPESNSLLFIGSPFLDGLDGLTCNGLFISDIPLHDATREVILVGEQARAQDGLRRRMDKLKSRIEEANSAVTKERKKNVSLLHLIFPAEIAEKLWLGSSIDAKTYPDVTILFSDIVGFTSICSRATPFMVINMLEALYKDFDEFCDLFDVYKVETIGDAYCVASGLHRASIYDAHKVAWMALKMISACRKHITHDGEQIKMRIGLHTGTVLAGVVGRKMPRYCLFGHNVTIANKFESSSEALKINVSPTTKTWLTKHDDHVFDLQPRDPACLPKEFPKSHGNGTCYFMEGYRNPNLGSDLSIDEQIDAAMKIISEGGDA; this is encoded by the exons ATGGCGTGTCCATTCTTCCGTCGCGCCGACTCTTTGACGCGACAGCCATCGGTTATTGCTGAGCCGGGCGCCCATTGGAATTTGGAGGATGAGGAGCTGTCGACGGCAGATGATGCACTGACATTAACCCATTTACAAATGGCCATACAGCTGTTGACGGCGCCATCGAATGAAGATCTCAATTTAGCTGTCACCTCTTTGGTGGCCAAGTATCGTCAAAGCTGGCCAAACATTCATAAGCT CAAACTGGATCCGAAGACCTTTAAGGACTGCGCTAATTATGACTACCTAGGCGATATAcaggagctgctgcttaagaTGGATGAGGCAAGTGCCAGCGAAATTCTAGTTCTGCTGGGCGAGGAGTTGATTACCTGTTGCTGCACTGGGATCATAGAGCGCGCCTTTCGTTGCCTGGGCACTGATTTGCAAGAGTTTTTGGGCTCATTGGATGGCGTCTATGATGTGCTTAAGCTACAAGAGGACGATGTCACCGATACTGGCTTTGTCTGCGCTGGCGATGGAGAGCTGATCTTCACCTCAGAGCGTCCAGTAATCGCctggctgctgttgggctCACTCAAGGCGCTGACTCGCATGCTGTACAAGGTGGATGTGAACATCAAAATCGAACCAGTTGAGGGTGATGGACGACGCTATCGCTATCTATTCTCACTTGTTAAGGAAAGTTCGCAGACCTTGCAGCTAGGACGCCCTGTGGCTGAAATAAAGCTACATGAGACTCCGCAGCGTAGCAACTCGGCCAATGCTGCTGATTTGCAAATGAATTCTTCCAGCTTCTGTAAAATGTTTCCCTGGCATTTTATTATGAacgagcagctggagctggtgcaACTGGGACGTGGCTTTAGCAAGCTATACAAGCCCTATTTGGCAGAATTTGGCTGCCAGGCTAGCACCTATTTTGATTTCAGGCGTCCCAAGGGCTTGAATCTTAAGTTCCGTGACATTGTGCGTCGCACCTACACGCCCTTCTTGATTGGCCTTAACAGCCCACCTGGCGTAAGCGACTTTCCAGCTCTGGGCTTGGAGCTAAAGGGCCAGATGGTACACTGTCCCGAATCCAATTCACTGCTCTTTATTGGCTCACCGTTCTTGGACGGCTTGGATGGCCTTACTTGCAATGGGCTCTTCATATCTGATATACCCTTGCATGATGCAACTC GTGAGGTCATCTTGGTGGGCGAGCAGGCACGTGCTCAGGATGGTCTGCGTCGTCGCATGGACAAGCTTAAAAGCCGCATTGAGGAAGCCAACTCGGCCGTAACCAAGGAGCGTAAGAAGAACGTCAGTCTCTTGCATCTAATCTTTCCAGCTGAGATCGCTGAGAAGTTATGGCTAGGGTCATCTATTGATGCCAAGACCTATCCAGATGTGACCATACTCTTCAGCGATATTGTCGGCTTTACCAGCATTTGCTCGCGCGCCACACCATTTATGGTTATCAACATGCTGGAAGCATTGTACAAGGACTTTGATGAGTTTTGCGATTTGTTTGATGTTTACAAAGTGGAGACCATTGGTGATGCCTACTGCGTGGCCAGCGGCTTGCATCGTGCATCCATCTATGATGCCCACAAGGTCGCCTGGATGGCACTGAAGATGATTAGCGCTTGCCGCAAGCACATTACACACGATGGCGAACAAATCAAAATGCGCATTGGCCTACACACTGGCACTGTGCTGGCGGGCGTGGTTGGACGCAAGATGCCGCGATATTGTCTCTTTGGTCACAATGTAACCATTGCCAATAAGTTCGAGTCCAGCAGCGAGGCTTTGAAGATCAATGTTAGCCCCACAACTAAAAc CTGGCTGACCAAGCATGACGACCATGTTTTTGATCTACAACCCCGCGATCCCGCTTGCCTGCCCAAAGAGTTTCCAAAATCCCATGGCAATGGCACCTGCTACTTCATGGAAGGCTATCGCAACCCCAACCTGGGCAGCGACTTGTCGATCGATGAACAGATTGACGCTGCCATGAAGATCATATCCGAGGGTGGTGATGCATAA
- the LOC108602823 gene encoding general odorant-binding protein 99a, whose amino-acid sequence MFKFVIVCLALCAFVNADGEWVSKNADQIKEIRRECLKEHPLKEEQILKLKALEFPDETEVRQYLLCTALKLDIFCEHEGYHADRLAKQFKMDLTEEEALQIAQGCVDANEQKDPADVWAFRGHKCMMASKVGDRVKAYIKAKQAEAAAKA is encoded by the exons ATGTTCAAATTTGTGATTGTTTGCCTGGCGCTCTGCGCATTT GTTAATGCTGATGGTGAGTGGGTGTCAAAGAATGCTGACCAGATAAAGGAGATTCGCCGTGAGTGCCTTAAAGAGCATCCACTGAAAGAGGAGCAGATTCTCAAGCTCAAGGCATTGGAATTCCCCGACGAGACGGAAGTGCGTCAGTACTTGCTATGCACTGCCTTGAAATTGGATATTTTCTGCGAACATGAAGGCTATCACGCTGATCGTCTGGCCAAGCAGTTCAAAATGGATCTGACTGAGGAAGAGGCACTTCAAATTGCCCAAGGCTGCGTTGATGCCAACGAACAGAAGGATCCTGCCGATGTTTGGGCATTCCGTGGACACAAGTGCATGATGGCCAGCAAGGTCGGTGATAGAGTCAAGGCCTATATTAAGGCCAAGCAGGCTGAGGCAGCGGCAAAGGCTTAA
- the LOC108602822 gene encoding lysoplasmalogenase-like protein TMEM86A isoform X2, giving the protein MLYVIIKGFSFNKNYRCSQLILLGLIFSCGGDALLNVNLFPFGMVSFGIAHVFYMSAFGWRPLKWILGVALYVPVIIFVIFVAKYLDEILIVGVPIYCALITTMLWRALARAVDTKSCLSIFCAVGALLFVISDALIAVTMFLGVALPGARLQIMITYYIAQLAIALSTADDGPEPSCRKKTK; this is encoded by the exons ATGCTTTATGTTATTATTAAGGGATTCTCGTTCAATAAGAA CTATCGCTGCTCTCAGTTAATCTTATTGGGTCTGATATTTTCCTGCGGTGGTGATGCCTTGCTCAATGTTAACTTATTCCCTTTTGGCATGGTGTCCTTTGGCATAGCGCATGTTTTTTACATGAGCGCATTTGGCTGGCGGCCACTCAAGTGGATCCTTGGAGTTGCCTTATATGTTCctgttattattt TTGTCATTTTTGTGGCGAAATATCTGGATGAGATACTCATCGTAGGCGTGCCCATATACTGTGCATTGATTACAACAATGTTATGGCGCGCCTTGGCGCGTGCAGTGGACACCAAGAGTTGTCTCAGCATCTTCTGTGCTGTAGGTGCTCTACTCTTTGTCATCTCGGATGCTCTTATCGCAGTGACAATGTTTTTAGGAGTCGCTCTGCCAGGGGCACGTCTTCAGATAATGATAACCTATTATATAGCTCAGTTAGCAATTGCGTTAAGCACTGCAGATGATGGACCTGAGCCGTCATGCAGAAAGAAAACCAAATAA
- the LOC108601383 gene encoding LOW QUALITY PROTEIN: pickpocket protein 19 (The sequence of the model RefSeq protein was modified relative to this genomic sequence to represent the inferred CDS: substituted 1 base at 1 genomic stop codon), translated as MLLYTKELVAPRAKLRQGLQRFKAQPERQKYKLLFSSTFDHSTIHGVHNAFVEQYLWVRLFWLLVVLLATVGFLIMFAMLDHHHNEQLLVSVVETTQLPIYSVDFPAIAICPWNHVNWMRAPTAAQRFLPKDATPELHEVFRQLLISMEHQLFGRFDGLGDLIKYNLTGLEQLSLSKLTNYMAYRCDELFMPGSCVFDETSYDCCQLFLYEQTEWGTCMVFNSLISEDSRKKQLINQFYPHKLSTAGEDSGLEFTLRLNQSFMRPGNRLNFSVGLMIKQPKQWTISTVYALYENTETFIAVDPLVMEVTPNTHELHPSQRRCYLEHEHQLYFPAKALLYSRQNCIATCRQWNVLQHCKCIMPQYLPVIDGARECSVLDLDCIYRNAGIFSLVKMEGQDKYINDSLRGMECKCINSCNTQQYYILMNVREIKQXLQKRIKTRIYFGQRVMTKIQTKRKYTYHDWMASFGGILGLYIGASALSFGELASVLIKLLWMLLRQGYAKIKPN; from the exons ATGTTGCTTTACACCAAGGAGCTGGTGGCGCCGCGAGCCAAGCTTAGGCAGGGTCTGCAACGCTTCAAGGCGCAGCCAGAGCGGCAGAAGTATAAGCTGCTGTTTAGCAGCACTTTTGATCATTCCACTATACATGGAGTGCATAATGCCTTTGTGGAGCAATATTTGTGGGTGCGTCTGTTTtggctgctggtggtgctgctggccACAGTGGGTTTTCTGATTATGTTTGCCATGCTGGATCATCATCACAACGAGCAGCTATTGGTCAGCGTGGTAGAGACCACACAGTTGCCCATTTACAGCGTCGACTTTCCTGCTATTGCCATATGCCCCTGGAATCATGTGAACTGGATGCgtgcgccaacagcagcgcaacGCTTTCTACCCAAAGATGCTACGCCAGAGCTGCATGAAGTGTTTCGTCAGCTGCTCATCAGCATGGAGCATCAATTATTTGGCAGATTTGATGGCTTGGGCGATTTAATTAAGTACAACTTGACAGGTCTGGAGCAGCTGAGTCTGAGCAAGCTGACCAACTATATGGCCTATCGCTGCGATGAGCTGTTCATGCCCGGCTCTTGTGTCTTTGATGAAACCTCCTATGATTGCTGTCAGCTATTTCTGTATGAGCAAACCGAGTGGGGAACGTGCATGGTGTTCAACTCGCTCATATCCGAGGACTCACGCAAAAAGCAGCTCATCAATCAATTCTATCCGCATAAGCTAAGCACTGCGGGTGAGGATTCGGGCTTGGAATTTACGCTGCGCCTGAATCAATCATTTATGCGTCCCGGCAACAGGTTGAATTTCTCCGTGGGT CTGATGatcaagcagccaaagcaatgGACTATCTCGACGGTATATGCTTTGTATGAGAATACTGAGACCTTTATAGCCGTTGATCCGCTTGTGATGGAGGTCACACCCAACACACATGAGTTGCATCCATCGCAGCGTCGCTGCTATCTGGAA CATGAGCATCAGCTTTATTTTCCTGCCAAAGCGCTGCTCTATAGCCGTCAGAATTGCATTGCCACCTGTCGTCAATGGAATGTGCTGCAGCACTGCAAATGCATCATGCCACAGTATCTGCCAGTCATAG aCGGAGCACGTGAATGCAGCGTCTTGGATTTGGATTGCATTTATCGCAATGCTGGCATCTTCAGCCTTGTCAAGATGGAGGGACAAGATAAATACATTAACGACTCTCTACGTGGCATGGAATGCAAGTGTATAAACAGCTGCAACACGCAACAATATTATATACTCATGAATGTGCGCGAAATTAAGCAGTAA CTACAGAAACGCATCAAAACAAGGATCTACTTTGGTCAGCGCGTCATGACCAAAATCCAAACAAAACGCAAGTACACCTATCACGATTGGATGGCCAGTTTTGGTGGCATCTTGGGACTTTATATAGGCGCCTCGGCATTGAGCTTTGGTGAGCTGGCAAGTGTGCTCATCAAGCTGCTGTGGATGTTGCTGAGACAAGGTTATGCTAAAATCAAaccaaactaa
- the LOC108602822 gene encoding lysoplasmalogenase-like protein TMEM86A isoform X1 codes for MAESLQFVSAAKTHGLKLIPFFISVALYFGLVRRDPQGELWTTVLKCLPIVALMLYVIIKGFSFNKNYRCSQLILLGLIFSCGGDALLNVNLFPFGMVSFGIAHVFYMSAFGWRPLKWILGVALYVPVIIFVIFVAKYLDEILIVGVPIYCALITTMLWRALARAVDTKSCLSIFCAVGALLFVISDALIAVTMFLGVALPGARLQIMITYYIAQLAIALSTADDGPEPSCRKKTK; via the exons ATGGCCGAATCACTGCAATTTGTAAGTGCA gcCAAAACTCACGGTCTCAAACTAATCCCGTTTTTCATAAGTGTGGCACTTTATTTTGGTCTTGTGCGTAGGGATCCGCAGGGTGAACTATGGACAACAGTGCTCAAATGCTTGCCCATTGTGGCATTAATGCTTTATGTTATTATTAAGGGATTCTCGTTCAATAAGAA CTATCGCTGCTCTCAGTTAATCTTATTGGGTCTGATATTTTCCTGCGGTGGTGATGCCTTGCTCAATGTTAACTTATTCCCTTTTGGCATGGTGTCCTTTGGCATAGCGCATGTTTTTTACATGAGCGCATTTGGCTGGCGGCCACTCAAGTGGATCCTTGGAGTTGCCTTATATGTTCctgttattattt TTGTCATTTTTGTGGCGAAATATCTGGATGAGATACTCATCGTAGGCGTGCCCATATACTGTGCATTGATTACAACAATGTTATGGCGCGCCTTGGCGCGTGCAGTGGACACCAAGAGTTGTCTCAGCATCTTCTGTGCTGTAGGTGCTCTACTCTTTGTCATCTCGGATGCTCTTATCGCAGTGACAATGTTTTTAGGAGTCGCTCTGCCAGGGGCACGTCTTCAGATAATGATAACCTATTATATAGCTCAGTTAGCAATTGCGTTAAGCACTGCAGATGATGGACCTGAGCCGTCATGCAGAAAGAAAACCAAATAA
- the LOC108602821 gene encoding mitotic checkpoint protein BUB3 has translation MSPSEFKLNNPPEDLISAVKFGQKSNQYLAASSWDGTVRFYDLAANSMRQKFVQETPILDCAFMDIVHLVSGGLDNKLRLYDVNTQTENLVGAHDKPIRCVEYADHVNCILTGSWDATVKLWDMREKRCLGSYEQNNGKVYSMSVIDEKIAVATSDRKVLIWDLRKMDNYLMKRESSLKYQTRCIRLIPNKEGYVMSSIEGRVAVEYLDHDPEVQRRKFAFKCHRNRDNEVEKIYPVNAVSFHNVYHTFATGGSDCIVNIWDGFNKKRLCQFHEYDTSISSLNFSNDGSALVIGCSYMDQGTEPPPSVPNPAIYIRYPTDQETKQK, from the exons ATGAGTCCCTCAGAGTTTAAATTGAACAATCCGCCGGAGGATCTGATCTCCGCTGTGAAATTTGGCCAGAAGTCCAACCAGTATTTGGCTGCATCGTCCTGGGATGGAACTGTGCGCTTCTATGATTTGGCGGCAAACTCAATGCGTCAAAAATTTGTGCAAGAGACTCCAATCTTGGACTGTGCCTTTATG GATATTGTCCATCTGGTGAGCGGTGGACTTGACAATAAACTGCGCCTATATGATGTTAACACACAAACAGAGAACTTGGTGGGGGCGCATGACAAACCTATACGCTGTGTTGAATACGCAGATCATGTCAATTGCATACTGACAGGTAGCTGGGACGCTACTGTCAAGCTATGGGATATGAGAGAGAAACGCTGCCTGGGCAGTTACGAGCAGAACAATGGCAAAGTATATTCGATGTCTGTGATAGACGAAAAGATTGCAGTGGCAACTTCAGATCGCAAGGTGTTAATTTGGGATCTGCGCAAGATGGACAACTACCTAATGAAACGTGAATCTTCGCTAAAATATCAAACACGCTGTATACGCCTCATACCCAACAAGGAGGGTTACGTGATGTCTTCCATTGAGGGACGCGTGGCTGTTGAGTATTTGGATCATGATCCCGAAGTGCAGCGTcgcaaatttgcatttaaatgccatCGCAATCGTGACAATGAAGTTGAGAAAATCTATCCCGTCAATGCAGTTAGTTTTCATAATGTTTATCATACATTTGCCACGGGCGGCTCGGATTGTATTGTAAACATATGGGATGGCTTTAATAAGAAGCGTCTCTGTCAGTTCCACGAATATGATACATCAATATCGTCGCTCAACTTTAGCAACGATGGCAGCGCTTTGGTTATTGGCTGCTCCTACATGGATCAGGGCACCGAGCCACCACCATCCGTGCCTAACCCAGCCATTTATATACGCTACCCAACCGACCaggaaacaaagcaaaagtaa
- the LOC108602824 gene encoding general odorant-binding protein 99a, producing the protein MKFFIVICVLFGAAYADYVLKTGADLLNYRQECVKELSVPTELVEQYKKWEYPNDEKTQCYLKCVFTRFGLFDNQSGFNVENIHTQLARGVPDHSDGVHGKIEACVDKNEQGSNACEWAYRGASCLLKNHLPLVQQSLAPKP; encoded by the exons atgaaattctttATCGTCATTTGCGTGCTGTTCGGTGCG GCCTACGCCGACTATGTGTTGAAGACTGGCGCAGACTTGCTGAACTATCGTCAGGAGTGCGTCAAGGAGCTGAGCGTGCCCACTGAGCTGGTCGAGCAGTACAAGAAGTGGGAGTATCCCAACGATGAGAAGACACAGTGCTATCTGAAGTGCGTCTTCACGCGTTTCGGTCTCTTCGACAATCAGTCCGGCTTTAATGTGGAGAACATTCACACGCAGCTGGCTCGCGGTGTTCCTGACCACAGCGACGGCGTGCATGGCAAGATTGAGGCTTGTGTCGACAAGAACGAGCAGGGCTCGAATGCCTGCGAATGGGCCTATCGTGGTGCTAGCTGCCTGCTGAAGAATCATTTGCCGCTGGTGCAACAGAGCCTGGCACCCAAGCCTTAA